The region ACCTGAGCCGTTTATTCCCAAAAGCACAAGCCTTTCACCTTCCCTTATGGTGAGGTTAATATCTCTGAGGACCTCCTCATCATCATACGAATAAAAAACCCCGCTTAATTCAATCATGGTACAACCCCCTTGACTTCATAGCTGTGTAGATCTCTTCGGATGTTTCCATGGACTTCTCAAAAAAATAGCTCACCACCCTCGTGAGATAATTTTTTAAGTCTTCACCCCTCATACCGTTTTTTGGGCTTCTGCTTTTGAAAGCTTGTGTAAAATCTTTCAAAACTTTTATGTAAGATAGAGAGTGGCTTGAAACGAGAACCAAAAGCAAGCTCAGGTTTTTTGAAAAGTCAAGCGCTTTAAAGAGGTTCACAAGCTCCAGAAAGGTAAGGGTCATAACGGTAAGATCAAAGGCTCGCAAATTCACCATAAGAAAATAATTGAATCTGTCTTCACCTATTAGGAAACCTATAAGTACGTAAGGCAATGAAACGAATACGCTAAAGAAGAAAACTGATAAAAAGGATCTTCTCAATATTCTTAGCTTCTCCTTTACCTTTAAGGGTAAGAAAACTAAAACAGCAAGAATTAGCATGAATACGAAAAAAAGTATACTAACGGAATGCAAAAAAGACACA is a window of Hydrogenobacter sp. DNA encoding:
- a CDS encoding ABC transporter permease produces the protein MLILAVLVFLPLKVKEKLRILRRSFLSVFFFSVFVSLPYVLIGFLIGEDRFNYFLMVNLRAFDLTVMTLTFLELVNLFKALDFSKNLSLLLVLVSSHSLSYIKVLKDFTQAFKSRSPKNGMRGEDLKNYLTRVVSYFFEKSMETSEEIYTAMKSRGLYHD